Proteins encoded by one window of Corallococcus exiguus:
- a CDS encoding tryptophan synthase alpha chain yields the protein MGRTGGWLGWVWLLGLWVACGRTLPEEAVSARMAWQPPSLCARMTCESQGLNCGYAIDGCGGTLHCGECAEDQACGGGGVPNVCGPQACVPSSCEARGATCGPLSDGCGGVLDCGTCATPEVCGGAGVPNACGPPACVPTTCEASGKNCGQVADGCGGVLDCGACGPDETCGGGGTANVCGRAPCVPTTCEALGKNCGAVSNGCGGVLDCGACGEGLTCGAGGVANVCAAPLCQAATCAALGKSCGEVLDGCGDVLECGACAADATCGGAGEANVCGAGTCVPTTCAALEANCGRVSDGCGAVLECGGCLASETCGGAGVPNVCGKAACTPSTCEALGKNCGQVADGCGGMLECGACGEGRTCGAGGTANVCAVPGCRPATCGFLGATCGAVADGCGGTLDCGGCAAPETCGGTGVPHVCAPPEPVCVDRDLGSALPVSLKGSTVEARDDHAASCGGAGAPDRGYLWTAPRAGTFTFDTARSAIRSVIAVYADGCGGEELACATGGISYGGGARVAVTLTQGQRVLVTVDAGAGGSFTQGAFELHIDELRATEAGACFDGMDNDGDRWVDCADTECRDEPRCKGQGCAHHDLGSALPLTFQGETALSGDGFQGTCGALLQQDRAHLWTAPRAGTFVFDTSPGNDPDAGGHALYLLTGCRGTELGCAAHPHPTTKDAPALKLTLAQGQSVLVVVDGMARPDRDTPIRYTLHVTEWAPSEAGHCHDGADNDADGRADDADPDCR from the coding sequence ATGGGGCGGACGGGCGGGTGGCTGGGCTGGGTGTGGCTCCTGGGGCTGTGGGTGGCGTGCGGCCGGACGCTGCCGGAGGAGGCGGTGTCCGCCCGGATGGCCTGGCAGCCCCCGTCCCTCTGCGCGCGCATGACGTGTGAGTCCCAGGGGCTGAACTGCGGCTACGCCATCGACGGGTGCGGCGGCACGCTCCACTGTGGCGAGTGCGCGGAAGACCAGGCCTGCGGCGGGGGCGGAGTGCCCAACGTCTGCGGCCCCCAGGCCTGCGTCCCCAGCAGCTGCGAGGCGCGGGGCGCCACCTGCGGGCCGCTCTCGGACGGCTGCGGCGGCGTGCTCGACTGCGGCACGTGCGCGACCCCGGAGGTCTGCGGAGGCGCCGGCGTGCCCAACGCCTGCGGGCCTCCGGCCTGCGTCCCCACCACCTGCGAGGCTTCGGGCAAGAACTGCGGACAGGTCGCGGACGGCTGTGGCGGGGTGCTCGACTGTGGCGCGTGCGGGCCGGACGAGACGTGCGGCGGAGGCGGCACCGCCAACGTGTGCGGCCGCGCGCCGTGCGTCCCCACCACCTGCGAGGCGCTGGGCAAGAACTGCGGCGCCGTGTCCAACGGTTGCGGCGGGGTGCTCGACTGCGGCGCATGCGGCGAGGGGCTCACCTGCGGCGCGGGCGGCGTGGCCAACGTCTGCGCCGCCCCGCTGTGCCAGGCGGCCACCTGCGCCGCGCTGGGAAAGAGCTGCGGCGAGGTGCTGGACGGCTGCGGCGACGTCCTGGAGTGCGGAGCCTGCGCGGCCGACGCGACCTGCGGCGGCGCGGGTGAGGCCAACGTCTGCGGCGCCGGCACCTGTGTGCCCACGACCTGCGCGGCCCTGGAAGCGAACTGCGGTCGCGTGTCCGACGGCTGCGGCGCGGTGCTGGAGTGCGGAGGCTGCCTCGCGTCCGAGACCTGCGGCGGCGCGGGCGTGCCCAACGTCTGCGGCAAGGCCGCGTGCACGCCGTCCACCTGTGAGGCCCTGGGCAAGAACTGCGGACAGGTCGCGGACGGCTGCGGCGGGATGCTCGAGTGCGGCGCGTGCGGCGAGGGACGCACCTGCGGCGCTGGCGGCACCGCCAACGTCTGCGCCGTCCCGGGATGCCGGCCCGCCACCTGCGGCTTCCTGGGCGCGACGTGCGGCGCGGTGGCGGATGGCTGCGGTGGCACGCTCGACTGCGGTGGGTGCGCGGCGCCGGAGACCTGCGGCGGCACGGGTGTGCCCCACGTCTGCGCGCCTCCGGAGCCCGTGTGCGTGGACCGGGACCTGGGCAGCGCGCTGCCCGTGTCGCTGAAGGGCTCCACCGTGGAGGCCCGGGACGACCACGCCGCCTCGTGCGGAGGCGCGGGCGCTCCGGACCGGGGCTACCTGTGGACGGCGCCCCGGGCGGGCACCTTCACCTTCGACACGGCCCGCTCGGCAATACGGTCCGTCATCGCCGTGTACGCGGACGGCTGCGGCGGCGAGGAGCTGGCGTGCGCCACGGGCGGCATCAGCTACGGCGGCGGGGCCCGGGTGGCGGTGACGCTGACACAAGGCCAGCGGGTCCTGGTGACGGTGGACGCCGGGGCCGGCGGGTCCTTCACGCAGGGCGCCTTCGAGCTGCACATCGACGAATTGCGCGCCACCGAGGCCGGCGCCTGCTTCGACGGCATGGACAATGACGGGGACCGCTGGGTGGACTGCGCGGACACCGAGTGCCGCGACGAGCCCCGCTGCAAGGGCCAGGGCTGCGCCCACCACGACCTGGGAAGCGCCCTGCCCCTCACCTTCCAGGGCGAGACGGCCCTCTCCGGCGACGGCTTCCAGGGCACCTGCGGCGCGCTGCTCCAGCAGGACCGCGCCCACCTGTGGACGGCGCCCAGGGCCGGCACCTTCGTCTTCGACACGTCACCCGGCAACGACCCGGACGCGGGCGGCCACGCCCTGTACCTCCTCACCGGCTGCCGGGGCACGGAGCTGGGATGTGCCGCACACCCACATCCCACGACAAAGGACGCCCCGGCGCTGAAGCTCACCCTGGCCCAGGGGCAATCCGTGCTGGTGGTGGTGGACGGCATGGCCCGGCCGGACCGGGACACCCCCATCCGCTACACCCTCCACGTCACCGAATGGGCTCCGTCCGAGGCCGGCCACTGCCACGACGGCGCGGACAACGACGCGGATGGCCGGGCCGACGACGCGGACCCCGACTGCCGCTGA